The Gemmatimonadota bacterium sequence TATCCGGCTTTTGGAACACCGCCACATCGTCCATCCCGGCATATTTGCCCGGCGAAATGGCCCTGACAAGAGCAGAGGCAAATGCAATGATGGGAAACATCACAGGTGCAATCGCCGAAATTGACGCCATCCGCACAAAAACACCCGATCGCGACCCCTTTGGCATTGGTGCATCTCAGTCACCCTACAGCGGGCCACAAACCATCGAGGCCGTGACCGAAGAGATCTTTCGGCAGCGCAGAGCGGAATTATTCCTGAACGGTACTGGATTGGAAGACAGCCGACGCCTCGGTCAACCCGGTCCCTCATCCGACCCCTTTGAACGAAATCGAAATTTCTATCCCTATGCCGACCAGGAGCGGTTAAACAACCCCAATACGCCTTCCGATCCCGCGAATTAGCTCTCCATATAAAAAAACAGAGAGCCGCGCAAAATAGCACAGCCCTCTGTTTGGGAGAGAAGTGGTTCTATGACCCGTTTTAATCCGCCGCCTGCGCCGGGTCATCCCCCCATCGCTCTGACCTCTGGAAACTCACCGCGGCAATCCGCTTTAATGACCCGCGCAAATCATCCAGTAAAACGTAAAACAGCGGAACCACAAACAGCGTCAACGCCGTTGACACAATCAACCCACCCATCATCGTAATACCCAGTGGCGCGTAAGGCATCCCCATCATCGTACTGCTGCCAATCGCCATGGGAAACAACCCGAACACCGTCGTGCAGGTCGTCATCAAAATGGGACGAAAGCGGTTGTGACCCGCCGCCATAATTGCCTCTGCGCGATCCATACCCGCCTGGCGCAACCTATTGATCATATCGACCAGCACAATCGCGTTGTTGACCACCACCCCAATCAGCACAATTGCCCCCACATTCGACATAAAATCCATCGTCGTACCCGTCAACCACAACCCCCAGTACACCCCCAAAAACGAAAATGGAATGGAAAAAATCACGGCAAAAGGCAAAATAACCGACTCAAACAACACCCCCATCAGCAAAAACACAAACACGACCGCCATAATCACGGCAAATGTCATCGCCTGACTTTCCCGGCTGTATTGCGAATGCCGCTCGCCCTTGTTCCACTCATACCCCCTCGGCAGCGTGAACCCCTCCATCACCCGATCGACCTCCTGATACAACCCCTCCACATCATCCTTGGTCGTATAAACGCGCACGCGCAACCGGTTGCGACCATTATGCCTGAAAATATGCCCTGGACCTTTGGCCACTTCAAAAGTTGCAAAACTCGACAAGGGCAGCTTTTCACCCGCATCGGTCACAAACATAAAATTCTTCAACTGCACCAGCGACTGCCGGTCGGATTCATCCAGAATCAGTTGCACATTCACCTCGTGATCATCCGTCTGAAACCGCGGCAAAGTCGCACCGCGCAGTTGATATGCCAGCGTGCGACTGATCCGCTCTGCCGGAATACCGTGCTTTTTCGCCTGTGCGCGGTTCACGCGAATGCGAATCTCGTCTTTCCCAAACTCCAGATCGCTTTGCAAACTCGTCACCGATGGAATCTGTTGCAACCGCCGCTCCACTTCCCCCAGCATATCTTCTAATTTTTCAAAATCAGGACCGTACAAATACACCCCCACATAGGGATCTCGCCCACCCGAATTTCTGGATTCTACCGACACCCGAAACCCCACATAGCGCGGCACCTCCTTATTCAACTCGTCAATAATCTCTTGTCGCGTCATCCACCGCTCAATGGGAAAGCCAGCCAAATTGCCTGCCCAGCGATACACAGCATACCACCACTCTTGATGGGGATCTTCCTCGAGATTCATTCTCAAATTGATATACCCGCGCCGAAAATACGTCATAACATTTCTGATTTTATACCTATCCCGCTGCTCATTCACATACACTTCCAGATCGCTCGCAATTTTATCCATCTCTTCCAGGGAAAAATTTCTGGGGCCATACATGCGAATGGTCACGCGATTCGAAGAAAAACGCATCTTATCGGTCTTCTTCACGTTCTGATATGGAAAATAAATCGTAGCAAACAAGACCAGCACCACGAGAAACGCATCTCGCCGATGGTGAATAACCCAGTTCAAACCGCGCCGATAAATGCGGCGGACAAAAGCGATGGACTTTGGATCTGACCGCACAACCGCATCGCCAAACCGCTGGGCAGCCAGGGGGATAAACAACAGCGCCACAAACAGAGACGCCACCAGCGCAAACACCACGGGCATCCCAATTTTCGACAGCAAAAACTTCATATCAAAGCTGTCATTCATCAGCATCATCGGCAAAAACACCACCACAGTGGTCAGCGTCGCCATCGTAATCGCCAGCCCCACCTCGCTGGCCCCGTGTATGGATGCACCGCGTGGCTCTTCCCCCTCTGCCCGCAAGCGATAAATATTCTCCACAATCACAATCGCATTATCCACCACCATGCCCACCCCCACCATCAACCCCATCATCGTCAACAAATTGAGCGACCAACCCATAAAATAGAGCACGGTAATCGTCATCATCACACACAGCGGAATGGACAGCGTAATCAGCGCCGTCATACGCAAAGCGCGCAGAAAAAACAACAACACCAGCGCCGCAAACAACCCGCCCCAAAGACCCGTAACTTTCAAATTATCCATCGAATCTTCTATCAGCTTGCCCTCGCTGTAAAACAGGCGAAACACCGCAGGCGTATTGGCCTCAATCTCCTCCATTTTGCCCACAATGCGCTTGCATAAATCGACAATATTCTCACCCGACTCCTTATACACATCCAGACCCAAATTGCGCTGCCCATCCACGCGCCACACCCGGTCTCGAGGCGGCGCAGCATACACCACATCTGCCACATCCTTCAGACGCACCTGCGCGCTGCTATAACGACCCCGAACAACAATATCCTCAATCTCCTTCAGGCTTTGATAATGCGCCAGAGATCGCACGTAAAACCGCTTACCGCCCTCCTGCACCTGACCACCAGACAGGGAAAAATTGTCCTGCTGCAACGACGCCACAAGCTCATGGGTTTCAATACCGTGCGTTCGCAGCCGCTCTTGATCCGCCAGAATCAAAACCTCCTTTTTCTCAAACCCCCACACACTGGTTTTCGCCACCCCATCAATCCGCTCAATCGGATCGAGAACATGGGTTTGAACCCATTGCTCCTTATCGACAATATCCTCCGGAATAGATAGCCCTGTCCAGATCACCTCGGAATCGGTTTCCTGATTCCACGAATACACCTTGATCTGATCGCGCACTTCCTCGGGCAAATCGAGTCTGGCGTGCTCGAGTCGATCTGCCACCCGAACATACGCCTCGCGCATATCCGTGCCCCTGTGAAATTTCAACTCAACTCCTGCCCACGGATCGCCGGCAAATGCGTAAATATCGCTGAGTTCTCTCACCGTACGCATATGCCGTTCCATCGGCAACGCAATGGTATTAAACCGCTCTTGAACCGACGCATTTTCTGTGGCCACATCCACCCAAAACCGGTTCCAGTCATTGCCCGACGCCCATGCCTGAATGGGAATGCGCCAATAAGCCACCAGCCCAATCACCATCAACCCCACCAAACACATCGTCACCGTCACCGG is a genomic window containing:
- a CDS encoding efflux RND transporter permease subunit yields the protein MAENEKRTSLLPRISVTRPVTVTMCLVGLMVIGLVAYWRIPIQAWASGNDWNRFWVDVATENASVQERFNTIALPMERHMRTVRELSDIYAFAGDPWAGVELKFHRGTDMREAYVRVADRLEHARLDLPEEVRDQIKVYSWNQETDSEVIWTGLSIPEDIVDKEQWVQTHVLDPIERIDGVAKTSVWGFEKKEVLILADQERLRTHGIETHELVASLQQDNFSLSGGQVQEGGKRFYVRSLAHYQSLKEIEDIVVRGRYSSAQVRLKDVADVVYAAPPRDRVWRVDGQRNLGLDVYKESGENIVDLCKRIVGKMEEIEANTPAVFRLFYSEGKLIEDSMDNLKVTGLWGGLFAALVLLFFLRALRMTALITLSIPLCVMMTITVLYFMGWSLNLLTMMGLMVGVGMVVDNAIVIVENIYRLRAEGEEPRGASIHGASEVGLAITMATLTTVVVFLPMMLMNDSFDMKFLLSKIGMPVVFALVASLFVALLFIPLAAQRFGDAVVRSDPKSIAFVRRIYRRGLNWVIHHRRDAFLVVLVLFATIYFPYQNVKKTDKMRFSSNRVTIRMYGPRNFSLEEMDKIASDLEVYVNEQRDRYKIRNVMTYFRRGYINLRMNLEEDPHQEWWYAVYRWAGNLAGFPIERWMTRQEIIDELNKEVPRYVGFRVSVESRNSGGRDPYVGVYLYGPDFEKLEDMLGEVERRLQQIPSVTSLQSDLEFGKDEIRIRVNRAQAKKHGIPAERISRTLAYQLRGATLPRFQTDDHEVNVQLILDESDRQSLVQLKNFMFVTDAGEKLPLSSFATFEVAKGPGHIFRHNGRNRLRVRVYTTKDDVEGLYQEVDRVMEGFTLPRGYEWNKGERHSQYSRESQAMTFAVIMAVVFVFLLMGVLFESVILPFAVIFSIPFSFLGVYWGLWLTGTTMDFMSNVGAIVLIGVVVNNAIVLVDMINRLRQAGMDRAEAIMAAGHNRFRPILMTTCTTVFGLFPMAIGSSTMMGMPYAPLGITMMGGLIVSTALTLFVVPLFYVLLDDLRGSLKRIAAVSFQRSERWGDDPAQAAD